The following coding sequences lie in one Flagellimonas eckloniae genomic window:
- a CDS encoding nuclear transport factor 2 family protein — MKPIRVLSLSLIILTLIACQETVNSGKDDSDKRNSLLQTIEIFNTAFSKGDLATLDSLTTENYIHTNGNSKAIGKSKWFKYLEKRTAQIQSGNLKVISYTFDEQHVEIYQNNAIVTGKISVVTQDSVLLKENQYRITNLWANVSGVWKRAAFHDGKIK, encoded by the coding sequence ATGAAACCAATTCGAGTACTCTCCTTAAGCCTGATAATTTTGACATTAATAGCTTGCCAGGAAACGGTTAATTCCGGTAAAGATGATAGCGACAAAAGGAATAGTTTATTACAAACCATAGAAATATTCAACACTGCTTTTTCAAAAGGTGACTTAGCTACTCTGGACTCATTGACAACCGAGAACTATATTCACACCAACGGAAATTCAAAGGCAATTGGAAAATCTAAGTGGTTTAAATATCTAGAAAAAAGAACCGCCCAAATTCAATCTGGAAATCTTAAGGTAATATCCTATACTTTCGACGAACAACATGTTGAAATATACCAAAATAATGCCATTGTAACTGGTAAAATTTCTGTTGTAACTCAAGATAGTGTGCTGTTAAAAGAAAATCAATACCGCATTACCAATCTTTGGGCAAATGTTTCTGGTGTATGGAAACGCGCCGCATTTCATGATGGGAAAATAAAATAA
- a CDS encoding flavin reductase family protein, whose protein sequence is MSSIKTINPSSIPQPELHAYLLSAVAPRPICFASTIDSVGNVNLSPFSFFNVFSSNPPMLIFSPSRSGRDNSLKHSHQNIKEVPEVVINIVDYPIVEQMSLSSTAYEKGVNEFIKSGLTQVPSKKIRPPRVAEAPISFECKVERIIELGDTPGAGNLILAKVELIHINEKSMDEQGKLDPLKLDLVGRMGGSWYTRASGNSLFEIPKPIRNKGIGVDQLPEGIRNSTVLTGNNLGRLGNLEKLPTPEEIEQVGLDDEIKMLSKRLNGNLEKFKKELHWISQQMLKENDTEKALKVLLYAEKLGE, encoded by the coding sequence ATGTCCAGCATAAAAACTATAAATCCATCCTCTATCCCTCAACCTGAGTTGCATGCCTATTTACTGTCGGCAGTCGCTCCGAGGCCTATTTGCTTTGCAAGTACAATTGACTCAGTTGGAAATGTAAACCTGAGTCCTTTTAGTTTTTTTAATGTTTTTAGTTCCAATCCTCCAATGCTTATTTTTTCACCATCCCGAAGTGGACGGGACAACTCCCTAAAACATTCACATCAAAATATAAAGGAAGTGCCAGAGGTGGTCATCAATATTGTGGACTATCCCATAGTTGAGCAAATGTCTTTGTCCAGTACCGCTTATGAGAAAGGAGTAAATGAATTTATAAAGTCGGGATTGACCCAAGTTCCCAGCAAAAAAATAAGACCCCCGCGTGTTGCGGAAGCCCCAATCTCTTTTGAATGCAAAGTTGAACGGATTATTGAACTTGGGGATACTCCGGGAGCAGGGAACCTAATCTTAGCCAAGGTTGAACTCATCCATATCAACGAAAAATCCATGGATGAACAAGGAAAGTTAGACCCCTTAAAATTGGACTTAGTGGGTAGAATGGGTGGAAGCTGGTATACAAGAGCCAGCGGAAATTCCCTCTTTGAAATTCCAAAACCAATTCGCAATAAAGGGATTGGAGTAGATCAGCTTCCGGAAGGCATTAGAAATAGTACCGTTTTGACAGGAAACAATTTGGGCCGACTGGGAAATCTGGAAAAACTACCCACGCCAGAGGAGATAGAACAGGTTGGTTTAGATGATGAGATTAAAATGCTGTCCAAAAGACTAAATGGAAATTTGGAAAAATTCAAAAAAGAGTTGCATTGGATATCCCAGCAAATGCTAAAGGAAAATGATACAGAAAAGGCATTAAAGGTGCTACTGTATGCTGAAAAATTAGGTGAATGA
- the fahA gene encoding fumarylacetoacetase: MIINIPENSDFSIHNIPFGIFSTAERSPRAGVAVGEHILDLAAVAELDVFDFNTAVLEKDTLNDFISLGKSITKRVRVNIQHWLQDQNSALAGKPELFVLQSEAQMHMPVSIGDYTDFYSSIEHATNVGTMFRDPKNALMPNWKHIPVGYHGRASSIIVSGEPIHRPKGQVLPKDATIPVFQPSARLDFELEMGFITGKNTAIGESISTKEAEDYIFGMVLLNDWSARDIQKWEYVPLGPFLAKNFASHISPWIVTLEALEPFRMQGPNQEPKVLPYLEFEGVKNYDINLEVGIVPEDSEEKTVCHSNFKYMYWNMAQQLAHHTINGCNINVGDLYGSGTISGKDENSYGSMLELAWMGTKPIKMKDGSERKFINDGDTVIMRGSAEKDGIRVGFGEVSAKVLPAK, from the coding sequence ATGATCATAAATATTCCAGAAAACTCCGATTTCTCAATCCATAATATTCCTTTTGGGATATTTTCAACCGCCGAAAGAAGCCCTAGGGCTGGGGTTGCCGTTGGCGAACATATTTTAGATTTGGCTGCTGTAGCCGAATTGGATGTTTTTGATTTCAATACTGCCGTACTTGAAAAAGATACGCTCAATGATTTTATCTCCTTGGGAAAATCTATTACCAAAAGGGTACGAGTCAATATTCAGCATTGGTTACAAGATCAAAATTCAGCTTTGGCAGGAAAACCTGAACTTTTTGTCCTTCAATCTGAAGCACAAATGCATATGCCTGTATCCATTGGAGACTATACAGATTTTTATTCAAGCATAGAACATGCTACAAATGTAGGAACCATGTTTCGCGATCCAAAAAATGCTTTGATGCCTAATTGGAAACACATTCCCGTAGGCTATCATGGTAGAGCTTCTTCTATAATTGTAAGTGGCGAGCCCATCCATAGACCAAAAGGACAGGTGCTACCGAAAGATGCAACAATCCCAGTATTTCAACCTTCAGCTCGCTTGGATTTTGAATTGGAAATGGGTTTTATCACTGGAAAAAATACTGCCATAGGAGAATCTATCTCAACCAAAGAGGCTGAGGATTATATTTTTGGCATGGTCTTGTTGAATGATTGGTCTGCCCGCGATATCCAGAAATGGGAATATGTGCCATTGGGCCCTTTTTTGGCGAAGAATTTTGCTTCTCATATATCTCCTTGGATTGTGACCTTGGAAGCTTTGGAGCCTTTTAGAATGCAAGGTCCAAATCAAGAACCGAAAGTGCTACCTTATTTGGAATTTGAAGGAGTAAAAAACTACGATATTAATCTTGAAGTGGGAATCGTACCGGAAGACAGTGAAGAAAAGACTGTTTGTCATTCCAACTTTAAATATATGTATTGGAACATGGCGCAACAACTGGCGCATCATACAATCAATGGTTGCAATATTAATGTAGGCGATCTATATGGTTCTGGAACCATCTCAGGAAAGGATGAAAATTCTTATGGTTCAATGTTAGAACTGGCATGGATGGGCACTAAACCAATTAAAATGAAAGATGGATCTGAGCGGAAGTTCATAAATGATGGTGATACTGTAATTATGCGAGGTTCTGCCGAAAAAGATGGGATTAGAGTTGGTTTTGGAGAAGTTTCAGCAAAGGTGCTTCCAGCAAAATAG
- a CDS encoding pyridoxal phosphate-dependent aminotransferase: protein MNYGIESIFKSYLEPREVYTGGKNIPASNKKIYKLSSNENPLGASPKAIAALKTAAEQVTVYPDQTDIRLREALVMDFNGQLAADQFICANGGSEIIDMLLRAFINEGDEVIYSNPSFLPYSVFSRWYGANPFDIPLLKPNYDLDVEGILNAITNKTKVIFLTSPNNPTGTYIPKDVLEGFLNGIPKNIIIVFDEVYRHFADAEDYVTALPYVKTGHNIIAINSFSKTYGLAGQRIGYCYTTAKIANYIRQIHKPFLLPITSIEAAIGALNDELFVEKTVKTIHAGRKYLMYEFEKLGITYWPTQGNFFIIDPPIPEFDFTDRLMKDGIMVRPVSQFGALGKVRITIGDQESNEALVHALKKIKPHT from the coding sequence ATGAACTACGGAATAGAGTCTATTTTCAAATCCTATTTAGAGCCCAGAGAGGTATACACTGGAGGTAAGAATATACCCGCTTCAAACAAGAAAATCTATAAACTTTCTTCAAATGAAAACCCGCTCGGGGCTTCTCCAAAAGCCATTGCCGCATTAAAAACAGCAGCTGAACAGGTAACGGTTTATCCTGACCAAACAGACATTCGTTTAAGGGAAGCCCTGGTAATGGATTTTAATGGTCAGTTGGCAGCAGACCAATTTATTTGTGCCAATGGGGGTTCGGAGATTATCGATATGCTTTTACGGGCATTTATAAATGAAGGGGATGAAGTTATCTACTCCAATCCTTCCTTTTTGCCCTACTCCGTATTTTCAAGATGGTATGGCGCAAACCCATTTGATATTCCACTGTTGAAACCAAATTACGATTTAGATGTGGAGGGGATTTTAAATGCCATTACCAATAAAACAAAGGTCATTTTCTTAACCAGTCCCAACAATCCAACTGGCACCTATATTCCAAAGGATGTGTTGGAAGGTTTTCTGAATGGAATCCCAAAAAATATAATCATTGTTTTTGATGAAGTATATCGGCATTTTGCTGATGCTGAAGATTATGTTACCGCATTACCCTATGTGAAAACCGGTCATAATATAATCGCAATAAATAGCTTTTCAAAAACGTATGGATTAGCCGGACAACGCATTGGGTATTGCTATACGACCGCAAAAATTGCAAATTACATCAGACAAATACACAAGCCGTTTTTATTGCCAATCACTTCCATTGAGGCTGCCATCGGCGCATTAAATGATGAGTTGTTTGTTGAAAAAACGGTAAAAACGATTCATGCCGGCAGGAAATACTTAATGTATGAGTTTGAAAAATTGGGAATTACGTATTGGCCTACACAGGGAAACTTTTTTATCATAGACCCGCCTATTCCCGAATTTGATTTTACGGATAGACTGATGAAAGATGGAATTATGGTCAGACCAGTTTCACAATTTGGTGCCTTGGGAAAAGTGCGCATCACTATTGGTGACCAAGAATCCAATGAAGCATTGGTACATGCGCTTAAAAAAATAAAACCCCACACTTAA
- a CDS encoding MarR family winged helix-turn-helix transcriptional regulator codes for MLHQIDEISGIGLHLDLVLRKVQDAYLRKFKELGVELTIEQWVILYRIYQLGKDVSQSDIVKSNFRNRATTSRVIGGLERKGWITKTRFKGDLKRFKLELTLKGQDIISKIEPHANLLRKQAVKGLDNEEFETFLRVLDKIGDNYENF; via the coding sequence ATGCTTCATCAAATAGACGAAATATCAGGTATTGGATTGCATTTGGATTTGGTTTTGCGGAAAGTTCAGGATGCCTACCTTAGAAAGTTCAAAGAATTGGGAGTTGAACTCACCATTGAGCAATGGGTAATTCTATACCGAATTTATCAGTTGGGCAAAGATGTGTCCCAATCTGATATTGTAAAGTCCAATTTTAGGAATAGAGCCACTACTTCTCGGGTTATTGGGGGACTTGAACGAAAAGGTTGGATTACCAAGACTCGTTTTAAAGGTGATTTAAAACGTTTTAAATTAGAGTTGACCCTAAAAGGGCAGGATATTATCTCCAAAATAGAACCTCATGCCAACCTTTTGCGTAAACAAGCTGTAAAAGGCTTGGATAATGAAGAGTTTGAAACTTTTTTAAGGGTTTTGGATAAAATTGGGGATAACTATGAAAATTTCTGA
- the rpsI gene encoding 30S ribosomal protein S9 — translation MEVVHKIGRRKTAVARVYVSEGKGNITVNKKDLKDYFTTATLQYKVKQPFALTENEDSYDVKVNVYGGGITGQAEAVRLALSRALCEINEEHRIVLKPEGLLTRDPRMVERKKFGQKKARKKFQFSKR, via the coding sequence ATGGAAGTGGTTCATAAGATTGGTAGAAGAAAAACTGCTGTTGCAAGAGTATATGTTTCAGAAGGAAAAGGAAACATAACTGTAAATAAAAAAGATTTAAAAGACTACTTTACTACAGCTACATTACAATATAAGGTAAAGCAACCTTTTGCACTAACTGAAAATGAAGACAGCTACGATGTAAAGGTGAATGTGTATGGTGGTGGAATAACCGGGCAAGCTGAGGCGGTTCGTTTAGCATTGTCAAGAGCATTGTGCGAAATAAACGAAGAGCATAGAATAGTCCTTAAGCCTGAAGGTTTATTGACAAGGGATCCAAGAATGGTGGAACGGAAGAAATTCGGTCAGAAAAAAGCCCGTAAGAAATTCCAGTTCTCTAAACGTTAA
- a CDS encoding DUF5916 domain-containing protein — protein sequence MKNLIIFFTLVSISFYSTAQDSTTVVPKKIYETKSIDIETPPTIDGLLDDLAWNLVDWGGDYIESRPDENTPPSYQTKFKIVYDSKNLYIGVRCYDAEPDKIVKRLSRRDGFEGDWVEFNIDSYHDKRTAFSFTVTVAGVKGDEFVSNNGNNWDSSWNPIWYTKTKIDDEGWTAELKIPLSQLKFGDSENQVWGLQSTRRFFRAEERSLWQRKPIDQPGWVSEFGELHGLKNMEPQKQLEIQPYTVASSETYEAEDGNPFRDGSDGDITVGLDAKIGITNDLTLDLTVNPDFGQVEADPSAIALDGFQIFFREQRPFFVENKNIFDFNLSESEAGNTFGFDNVFYSRRIGRSPQGSPSTSDQEFVDQPNNTPIIGAAKFSGKTKDGWAIGVLESVTAKRYASIIDDEGNRRKEMVEPLTNYFVGRLQKDFNERNSYIGGIFTATNRDNLTEQLDFLHESAYTGAVDFKHQWNNRDWYVEGNVTFSHVKGSEEAITNTQETITHLFQRVDAGHVELDTTKTSLSGTGGNIQIGKIGNGHWKFESGGTWRSPELELNDIGFQRQADDIRHYTWIGYQTLKPDSTFRRVGINYNHWSSWDFGGNHNSLRFNTNSWQNWKNNWFSNFGFNYAPIQYSNFALRGGPRLRQSPEMSFWNSISTDSRKKIRFSMFHRGEKAVDNSYRTYYIEAGATYQPFDALRISAFPSFNINNDKLQFIDNFDDVNGTPRYLNGHIQQRTLSMSFRLNYTINPNLTIQYWGQPFISRGRYSNFKHVSAALEKRFEDRFTSYDDTQISFVDDTYSVDEDLNGNEDFNFDNPDFSFVQFRSNLVVRWEYIPGSEIFLVWSQDVSRDGDPSEGLFASLGDNIFGQKPQNIFLLKATYRFVF from the coding sequence GTGAAAAACCTAATTATTTTCTTCACCTTAGTATCCATTTCTTTTTATTCAACTGCCCAAGATTCAACAACCGTTGTTCCAAAAAAAATATATGAAACTAAATCTATTGATATAGAAACACCTCCAACCATAGATGGATTGTTGGATGACCTTGCATGGAATCTTGTGGATTGGGGGGGAGATTACATTGAATCCCGACCTGATGAAAACACTCCTCCCAGCTATCAAACAAAATTTAAAATAGTGTATGATAGTAAGAATCTTTACATAGGAGTAAGATGTTATGATGCAGAACCTGATAAAATTGTAAAAAGATTATCAAGAAGGGATGGATTTGAAGGGGATTGGGTAGAATTTAATATTGATAGTTATCATGACAAGCGCACGGCATTTTCTTTTACTGTTACAGTAGCTGGGGTAAAAGGAGATGAATTTGTATCCAATAATGGGAATAACTGGGATAGTAGTTGGAACCCAATTTGGTATACAAAAACCAAAATTGATGATGAGGGTTGGACAGCTGAATTGAAAATACCACTAAGCCAGTTAAAATTTGGCGATTCTGAAAATCAGGTTTGGGGGCTACAATCTACCCGAAGATTTTTTAGGGCAGAGGAACGATCTTTATGGCAAAGAAAACCTATTGACCAACCGGGATGGGTAAGTGAGTTTGGTGAGCTACATGGATTAAAGAATATGGAACCCCAAAAACAATTGGAAATACAACCATATACTGTTGCCAGCAGTGAAACTTATGAAGCAGAAGATGGAAATCCTTTTAGAGATGGAAGTGATGGTGATATTACCGTTGGATTGGATGCAAAAATTGGTATTACGAATGATTTAACTTTGGATTTGACGGTCAATCCAGATTTTGGACAAGTTGAGGCGGACCCATCAGCGATAGCTTTGGATGGGTTTCAAATTTTTTTCCGAGAACAGCGACCTTTTTTTGTAGAGAACAAGAATATATTTGACTTTAATCTTTCCGAATCTGAAGCGGGAAACACCTTTGGTTTTGACAATGTATTTTATTCTAGACGAATTGGTAGAAGTCCACAAGGTTCGCCTAGCACTTCGGATCAAGAATTTGTGGATCAACCGAATAATACTCCAATAATTGGAGCCGCAAAATTTAGTGGTAAAACCAAAGATGGATGGGCGATAGGAGTTCTTGAAAGTGTTACCGCAAAGCGGTACGCATCCATTATTGATGATGAGGGTAATCGGAGAAAAGAAATGGTAGAGCCGTTGACCAATTATTTTGTTGGAAGGCTTCAAAAAGATTTTAATGAACGTAATTCCTATATCGGCGGAATTTTTACCGCTACAAATAGGGATAATTTAACCGAACAATTGGATTTTTTGCATGAATCCGCATACACGGGCGCAGTAGATTTTAAGCACCAATGGAACAATAGGGATTGGTATGTAGAAGGCAATGTTACTTTTAGTCATGTAAAAGGAAGTGAAGAGGCCATAACCAATACCCAAGAAACCATTACCCATCTATTTCAACGTGTAGATGCAGGTCATGTTGAATTGGATACTACAAAAACATCCTTATCCGGTACGGGTGGGAATATACAAATTGGAAAAATAGGCAATGGCCATTGGAAGTTTGAGTCTGGAGGTACCTGGCGTTCCCCAGAATTGGAATTGAATGACATTGGTTTTCAACGCCAGGCAGATGATATTCGCCACTATACTTGGATAGGGTATCAAACCCTGAAACCGGATAGTACATTCAGGAGAGTTGGCATTAACTATAACCATTGGAGTTCATGGGATTTTGGAGGTAACCACAACAGTCTTCGTTTTAACACCAACAGCTGGCAAAATTGGAAAAACAATTGGTTTTCTAACTTTGGATTTAACTACGCCCCAATTCAATATTCTAATTTTGCGTTGAGAGGTGGTCCAAGATTACGACAATCCCCTGAGATGAGTTTTTGGAACAGTATAAGCACCGATAGCAGGAAAAAAATACGATTTAGTATGTTTCACAGAGGCGAAAAAGCAGTTGATAATTCCTATCGCACATATTATATAGAAGCGGGAGCTACGTACCAACCTTTTGATGCTCTTCGAATTTCAGCCTTTCCCTCATTCAATATCAATAATGATAAGTTACAGTTTATAGACAATTTTGATGATGTAAATGGTACGCCAAGATACTTAAATGGTCATATTCAGCAGCGAACTTTGAGCATGTCTTTCCGATTGAATTATACAATTAACCCAAATCTGACTATTCAATATTGGGGACAACCATTTATTTCAAGAGGCAGATATTCCAACTTTAAACATGTTTCCGCCGCTTTGGAAAAACGCTTTGAAGATAGGTTTACTTCGTATGATGATACTCAGATTTCTTTTGTGGATGATACATACTCTGTTGACGAGGATTTAAATGGAAACGAGGATTTTAACTTTGATAATCCTGATTTTTCATTTGTACAGTTCCGTTCCAATTTGGTTGTCCGCTGGGAATACATTCCAGGGTCTGAGATTTTCTTGGTCTGGTCTCAAGACGTGTCACGAGACGGCGATCCATCTGAAGGACTTTTTGCCAGCTTAGGGGATAATATTTTTGGTCAAAAACCCCAGAACATTTTTCTGCTGAAGGCTACCTATCGCTTTGTCTTTTAG
- a CDS encoding homogentisate 1,2-dioxygenase, whose protein sequence is MPIYHKLGKIPQKRHTKFTKPDGSLYYEQLFGTIGFDGMSSLLYHVHRPTQVAAIGKAVDLSPKIAVEKNIASRKLIGFDVAPKDDFLESREPMLVNSDVHVGLAAPKKSMTEYFYKNSDADEMLFIHKGTGTLKTFLGDIPFEYGDYLIIPRGMIYQIEFDSEDNRILYAESFHPIYTPKRYRNWFGQLLEHSPFCERDYKLPQDLQTHDEKGEFVMKIKKQGMLHTLVYASHPFDVVGWDGYNFPYGFSIHNFEPITGRVHQPPPVHQTFETGAFVICSFCPRLYDYHPKAIPAPYNHSNIDSDEVLYYVDGDFMSRTGIGPGYISLHPAGIPHGPHPGTYEGSIGKTKTEELAVMIDTFKPLQVTENALKIDDGTYYKSWVE, encoded by the coding sequence ATGCCAATCTATCATAAACTCGGAAAGATTCCGCAGAAAAGACACACCAAATTTACGAAACCAGATGGGAGTCTATATTATGAACAATTATTTGGCACCATAGGTTTTGATGGGATGTCTTCCCTCCTTTATCATGTACATAGACCTACGCAGGTTGCTGCAATTGGCAAAGCGGTTGACCTAAGTCCAAAAATTGCCGTTGAAAAAAATATTGCTTCGCGCAAACTTATAGGTTTTGATGTCGCTCCCAAAGATGACTTTTTGGAATCACGAGAACCAATGCTTGTAAATAGCGATGTGCATGTGGGTTTGGCAGCTCCAAAAAAATCAATGACCGAATATTTTTATAAAAATTCGGATGCTGATGAGATGCTTTTTATCCACAAGGGAACTGGCACCTTAAAAACTTTTTTAGGCGATATTCCTTTTGAGTATGGTGATTATTTAATTATTCCCCGTGGGATGATTTATCAAATTGAATTTGATTCTGAGGACAACCGAATATTATATGCGGAATCTTTTCATCCTATCTATACCCCAAAACGCTATCGAAATTGGTTTGGGCAATTATTGGAGCATTCCCCATTCTGTGAGCGTGACTATAAATTGCCTCAAGATTTGCAGACCCATGACGAAAAAGGCGAGTTTGTAATGAAAATAAAGAAGCAGGGTATGTTGCATACGCTCGTATATGCTTCACATCCGTTTGATGTTGTGGGTTGGGATGGATACAATTTTCCCTACGGGTTTTCCATTCATAACTTTGAGCCCATTACCGGTCGTGTGCATCAGCCTCCACCAGTACATCAAACTTTTGAAACAGGAGCTTTTGTAATCTGTTCGTTTTGTCCAAGATTGTACGATTATCATCCAAAGGCAATTCCAGCGCCATACAATCACTCCAATATAGATTCTGATGAAGTATTGTATTATGTTGATGGGGATTTTATGAGTAGAACAGGCATTGGCCCCGGTTATATCTCCTTGCATCCTGCAGGAATTCCACATGGACCACACCCAGGAACGTATGAAGGAAGTATTGGTAAAACCAAAACTGAAGAATTAGCCGTTATGATCGATACGTTCAAACCACTTCAGGTCACAGAAAATGCCTTGAAGATTGATGACGGCACGTATTACAAATCTTGGGTAGAGTAA
- a CDS encoding lipocalin family protein, which translates to MKKNIALLFLTAFLIFSCSSDSSDDTDTPEGDTLVGTWVLTDLTVDSGVDDDDLDFAKEILLFLQGEGCDIVTFTFNESGTLMSDSKINNLSINVGVGGLDVPCPTESDEEDSLWVLDGDQLTISREGEEDQVITIQLEGNTLIIPGESVDENNYAGADAVFTKQ; encoded by the coding sequence ATGAAAAAGAATATTGCATTACTTTTTTTAACCGCTTTTTTAATTTTTTCCTGTTCTTCGGATAGCTCTGATGATACTGATACTCCGGAAGGAGACACCCTAGTCGGAACCTGGGTATTGACAGATTTAACTGTAGACAGCGGTGTAGATGATGACGACCTTGATTTCGCAAAAGAAATCCTTCTGTTTTTACAAGGAGAAGGTTGTGACATAGTAACTTTTACTTTTAATGAAAGTGGAACTTTAATGTCCGATAGTAAAATTAATAATCTGTCCATTAATGTTGGTGTGGGAGGTTTGGATGTTCCATGTCCAACAGAAAGTGATGAAGAAGACTCGCTTTGGGTTTTGGATGGTGATCAGCTTACAATTTCACGTGAAGGAGAGGAAGATCAAGTAATTACCATTCAATTGGAAGGGAATACATTAATAATTCCTGGAGAAAGTGTGGATGAAAACAATTACGCTGGAGCAGACGCCGTTTTCACCAAACAGTAA
- the hppD gene encoding 4-hydroxyphenylpyruvate dioxygenase, whose translation MSTSTLPKLHDTAKDFMPINGTDYLELYVSNSKQAAHFYKTAFGFQSLAYAGLETGLKDRESYVVVQDKIRLVLTSPLKSGTDIGRHIDQHGDGIKVVALWVDDATYAYNTAMERGAKSYMEPQTEKDETGKIVRSGIYTYGETVHIFVERKDYNGIFMPGFRKWETPDYNPSPVGLKYVDHMVGNVGWNQMNEWVNFYENVMGFTQILSFDDKDISTDFTALMSKVMSNGNGRIKFPINEPAAGKKKSQVEEYLDFYEGEGVQHIAVATDDVIATVRQLRSRGVEFLKVPDTYYDAVLDRVGEIDEDIAPLKELGILVDRDDEGYLLQIFTRPVEPRPTMFFEIIQRKGAQSFGKGNFKALFEAIEREQELRGTLH comes from the coding sequence ATGAGCACCTCTACGCTACCAAAATTACATGATACCGCCAAAGACTTTATGCCCATAAACGGCACAGATTATTTGGAACTTTATGTAAGCAATTCAAAACAGGCGGCTCATTTTTATAAAACCGCTTTTGGCTTTCAATCTTTGGCTTATGCAGGGTTGGAAACCGGTTTAAAAGATAGGGAAAGTTATGTGGTGGTTCAAGATAAAATTAGGCTTGTGCTTACCTCTCCTTTAAAAAGCGGTACCGATATCGGCCGTCATATAGACCAACATGGAGATGGAATCAAGGTAGTGGCCCTATGGGTAGATGATGCCACCTATGCCTACAATACCGCCATGGAACGTGGAGCTAAATCCTATATGGAACCCCAGACAGAGAAGGATGAAACTGGTAAAATAGTTCGTTCTGGCATTTATACCTATGGTGAGACTGTTCACATTTTTGTAGAAAGAAAAGATTACAACGGAATTTTTATGCCCGGGTTTAGAAAATGGGAGACTCCGGACTACAATCCATCGCCAGTAGGTTTAAAATATGTAGACCATATGGTTGGTAATGTTGGATGGAACCAAATGAACGAGTGGGTGAATTTCTACGAAAACGTCATGGGTTTCACCCAAATACTTTCTTTTGACGATAAAGATATCTCTACAGATTTCACTGCTCTTATGAGCAAAGTAATGAGTAATGGTAACGGTCGTATTAAATTTCCCATAAACGAACCTGCAGCTGGAAAGAAAAAATCCCAAGTAGAAGAATACCTTGATTTTTATGAAGGCGAAGGTGTACAGCACATTGCAGTGGCCACAGATGATGTAATTGCTACAGTTAGGCAACTTAGAAGTAGAGGGGTTGAGTTTCTAAAAGTACCTGACACCTATTATGATGCCGTGTTGGACCGTGTTGGAGAAATTGATGAGGATATTGCCCCTTTAAAAGAACTAGGGATTTTGGTTGACCGTGATGACGAAGGCTATTTATTGCAGATCTTTACCCGTCCGGTGGAGCCAAGACCCACAATGTTTTTTGAAATCATTCAAAGAAAAGGTGCACAATCATTTGGAAAAGGTAACTTTAAAGCACTGTTCGAAGCCATTGAGAGAGAACAGGAACTTAGGGGAACTTTGCATTAA
- the rplM gene encoding 50S ribosomal protein L13 has product MDTLSYKTISANKATVDKQWLLVDAEGETLGRLSSKVAKLLRGKYKTNFTPHVDCGDNVVIINAEKIKLSGNKWDDKTYLRYTGYPGGQRSTTAKELLDKHPERIIEKSVKGMLPKNKLGAELFRNLKVYVGSEHDQEAQKPKAINLNDYK; this is encoded by the coding sequence GTGGATACATTAAGTTACAAGACTATTTCTGCCAATAAAGCAACCGTTGACAAGCAATGGCTGTTGGTTGATGCTGAGGGAGAAACATTAGGAAGATTGTCTTCAAAAGTAGCCAAATTGCTAAGAGGAAAATACAAGACCAATTTTACCCCTCACGTAGATTGCGGAGATAATGTAGTTATTATCAATGCCGAAAAAATCAAGTTGAGCGGAAACAAATGGGATGATAAAACCTATTTAAGGTATACGGGCTATCCAGGTGGACAACGTTCAACTACCGCCAAGGAATTGTTGGATAAACATCCTGAACGAATTATTGAAAAATCCGTTAAGGGAATGCTTCCAAAAAACAAATTAGGTGCTGAGTTGTTCAGAAACCTTAAAGTATATGTTGGATCAGAGCATGATCAAGAGGCACAAAAACCGAAAGCAATAAACTTAAACGACTACAAATAA